A DNA window from Scylla paramamosain isolate STU-SP2022 chromosome 10, ASM3559412v1, whole genome shotgun sequence contains the following coding sequences:
- the LOC135104396 gene encoding facilitated trehalose transporter Tret1-like: protein MGEVILEERREYRRDATMMTQEPVDDGEVVVVVPQRTVHMDELFPGAKPLKDSSPSVHKREILAACVMGLSTFSGGILEGFTSPALPTLLQNTSCSQNDSDFNLNSTVEEPYCDLIGSGAVNGSITSDMGSLHLTEEEASWLGSLLLLGACLGAVVSSWVISLGRRRGVLASALPRLVGWIMMAAASDVYMMYGGRFMTGVSVGIVTSAAPVYISEVAHSSIRGALSCVVQLGVNLGIFTVALLGTFVGWRGLAAFGALTVVVYFVATLFIPNSPVWLVSMERQDAARDVLTYLRGPQYCVEYDLQQIISTKVNQQTYSWKDIVTQRSCLLPLGAVALVTVVNRCSGYNAIITYCATFLHQAVPAVSEYWAANAVTLMQVVSTFGAVLSVDRLGRRKLLMASIAVMGLGLATIAVCEGVTQGGAEGSWIAVLAAVVYVSAYSIGIGPVTWVLVGEMFPQAARDKAAAIISVLNWFLAFIITKTYFNLESVTGIAGTCSLYASVCLLGLITVYFVVPETKGHSLGEIEAYFTYSRYSWGVAKNKHSVALNSILECETGGSDCYSTFQSE from the exons ATGGGTGAAGTGATtctggaagaaaggagggaatataGAAGAGACGCAACTATGATGACGCAAGAGCCAGTGGACGatggggaggtggtggtagtcgtgccTCAGAGGACGGTTCACATGGACGAGTTGTTCCCGGGCGCCAAACCACTCAAGGACTCTAGCCCTTCAGTCCACAAGCGCGAG ATCCTGGCAGCATGTGTGATGGGCCTGAGTACTTTCTCTGGGGGTATACTGGAAGGCTTCACCTCCCCAGCTCTCCCAACTCTTCTCCAGAACACCAGCTGTTCACAGAATGACTCAGATTTTAACTTAAATAGTACAGTAGAGGAGCCATATTGTGACTTAATAGGGAGTGGTGCAGTGAATGGCAGCATTACTTCAGATATGGGGAGTCTTCATCTCACTGAGGAG GAGGCATCATGGCTGGGATCACTCCTCCTGCTTGGGGCATGCTTGGGGGCTGTTGTGTCATCTTGGGTCATCAGTCTGGGGAGGAGGCGGGGAGTGCTTGCCTCGGCCCTCCCGCGTCTTGTTGGTTGGATCATGATGGCTGCAGCATCTGATGTGTACATGATGTATGGTGGCAG GTTCATGACAGGTGTATCTGTAGGGATTGTGACCTCAGCAGCTCCAGTGTACATCAGTGAAGTGGCACATTCATCCATCAGAGGTGCACTGAGCTGTGTGGTGCAATTAGGAGTCAATCTGGGCATCTTCACTGTGGCTTTGCTTG GGACATTTGTAGGATGGCGGGGTCTGGCAGCTTTTGGAGCATTGACTGTGGTGGTGTACTTTGTGGCTACACTCTTCATCCCTAACTCTCCTGTCTGGCTAGTCTCCATGGAACGCCAGGATGCTGCAAGGGATGTCCTCACTTACCTCCGAGGTCCACAATATTGTGTGGAATATGACCTTCAGCAGATCATCTCCACCAAGGTTAATCA ACAGACATACAGCTGGAAGGACATAGTAACACAACGGTCCTGTCTCCTGCCACTTGGAGCAGTAGCTCTGGTTACAGTTGTGAACCGCTGCTCTGGCTACAATGCAATCATCACCTACTGTGCTACCTTCCTCCACCAGGCAGTGCCAGCAGTTAGTGAATACTGGGCTGCAAATGCTGTTACTcttatgcag GTAGTATCAACCTTTGGGGCTGTTCTCTCTGTAGACCGTCTTGGACGGCGCAAGTTACTCATGGCCTCCATCGCTGTCATGGGTCTCGGGCTGGCAACCATTGCAGTGTGTGAAGGAGTCACACAAGGTGGGGCAG AGGGCAGCTGGATTGCAGTGCTTGCTGCAGTGGTGTATGTGAGTGCATACTCCATTGGCATAGGACCTGTGACCTGGGTTCTGGTTGGGGAAATGTTCCCACAGGCAGCACGGGACAAAGCTGCTGCCATTATCTCTGTTCTCAATTGGTTCTTGGCCTTCATCATCACCAAGACCTATTTCAATCTGGAAAGTGTCACAGGTATTGCAGGTACATGTAGTTTATATGCCAGTGTATGTCTCTTGGGTTTGATTACAGTGTATTTTGTTGTGCCTGAAACCAAAGGTCACAGCTTAGGAGAGATTGAAGCCTATTTCACTTACTCACGATATTCCTGGGGAGTGGCCAAGAACAAACACAGTGTGGCACTCAACAGTATCTTGGAATGTGAGACTGGAGGTTCAGATTGTTATAGTACTTTCCAGTCTgagtag
- the LOC135104397 gene encoding uncharacterized protein LOC135104397 isoform X3 produces MARSTQRMSLKHISHTLPTTYRPHTPPHPRRSNLKPSLPHSLLTSKRHYAPSHLLTIPKPPPPDPFSNTAPHPRSSIAALKPPAHPSPTLRNHYSQKPLMTHVDSRHPPPVTHSVQDGSQTEVAENLDNDPGGGNDMKTNATRGSVVKNKNGHALRLRLRQASPTLRVRLQPRQVGGEGTAEAIKATGRRVSRRLSRRKAAYPRRHILDSRRSLTPGPPYDHYRRMVHVPLRTPTTLAPLPSMLHTLPQPPILPTQPIHRKNSLRGRLYPKKTLSQSSPPFVPIYREDKPPGTSHFLSPTPLPPPHPPSLPPTPLPLPPPPPPPPPPPPSSSSSSSPYPYSSLPPP; encoded by the exons ATGGCGAGAAGCACACAGCGCATGAGCTTAAAACACATCAGCCATACCCTCCCCACCACCTACAGACCCCACACACCTCCTCACCCCCGCCGCTCCAACCTCAAGCCCTCTCTTCCCCACAGTCTCCTCACATCCAAGAGGCACTATGCTCCCTCACAccttctcaccatccctaaacCTCCTCCACCCGATCCTTTCTCTAACACTGCTCCACATCCCCGTTCCTCCATTGCCGCCTTGAAGCCCCCCGCCCATCCTAGTCCCACTCTCAGGAACCATTACTCACAGAAGCCACTCATGACTCACGTAGACTCACGCCATCCACCTCCTGTTACTCACTCGGTACAAGACGGATCCCAGACAGAGGTAGCCGAG AATCTCGACAATGACCCGGGCGGTGGCAACGACATGAAGACTAATGCGACCAGAGGAAGCGTCGTCAAGAACAAGAATGGACATGCCCTTCGCCTGCGCCTTCGCCAAGCATCCCCTACGCTCAGGGTCAGGTTGCAGCCCCGGCAGGTCGGAGGTGAAGGCACAGCAGAGGCGATAAAAGCAACAG GCCGTCGTGTATCGAGGAGGCTCAGCAGGAGGAAAGCAGCATACCCAAGGCGACATATATTGGACAGCCGGAGGAGCCTCACGCCCGGCCCGCCCTACGACCACTACCGCAGGATGGTGCACGTGCCCTTACGAACCCCCACCACCCTTGCCCCGCTCCCGTCCATGCTGCATACCCTCCCCCAACCCCCAATCCTGCCCACCCAGCCAATTCACAGAAAAAACTCCCTTCGTGGTCGACTATATccaaagaaaacattatcacaGTCATCACCTCCCTTCGTTCCCATTTACAGAGAGGACAAACCTCCAGGcacttctcatttcctttcaccgactcctcttcctcctcctcatcctccttctcttcctcctactcctcttcctcttcctcctcctcctcctcctcctcctcctccccccccctcgtcctcatcctcgtcctcgCCCTATCCCTACTCGTCCTTACCACCTCCCTAG